Proteins encoded by one window of Gemmatimonadales bacterium:
- a CDS encoding HD-GYP domain-containing protein: protein MSEQERRPSVVDSIQTSDAFIRAAGREFLVMLYTAMRSLKLYPFENMQVQKSLDDLSATVQGILDLEEEIELRVTGEFIFVNQTRLRLDLDNYASFSHVLSILRNVGVGMVRAEQGADRREWTTFLSLMLSTASREASTNKYFELSTKMRDGGVAHIGVEPPMESDQSEDDEERQNEQSKRTYQRSVAVTKEVINSVRMGRTASVKKVKRAVQAIVDQVLSNESSLIGLTTLRDYDDYTFTHSVNVCIFSVSLGRKIGLSKLQLYDLGMAALFHDVGKSRVPLEVLNKDGSLTEEEWRIMQAHPWLGVLTLFGLRGYGEIPYRSMIGAYEHHMKVDLTGYPKSIRKRDLSIFSRMIAVADAFDAATSRRSYQTTPIQPDAVLKEMWENPKRGFDPVLVKAFINLIGIYPVGTMVILDTYELAIVAAANDNLEMVHRPMVRIVSDPGGTISFPGYVADLVEQDASGTFLRSIIKVTSPDKYGVRVADYFA, encoded by the coding sequence GTGAGCGAACAGGAACGCCGGCCCTCGGTCGTAGATTCCATCCAGACCAGCGACGCGTTCATCAGGGCCGCGGGCCGCGAGTTCCTGGTGATGCTCTACACGGCGATGCGCTCCCTCAAGCTCTACCCGTTCGAGAACATGCAGGTACAGAAGTCGCTAGACGACCTCTCGGCGACGGTGCAGGGCATCCTCGACCTGGAGGAGGAGATCGAGCTGCGGGTCACGGGCGAGTTCATCTTCGTCAACCAGACCCGGCTGCGGCTCGACCTCGACAACTACGCTTCCTTCTCCCACGTGCTGAGCATCCTGCGCAACGTCGGCGTCGGGATGGTGCGCGCCGAGCAGGGCGCCGACCGCCGGGAGTGGACGACCTTCCTCTCGTTGATGCTGAGCACGGCCTCCCGCGAAGCCAGCACCAACAAGTACTTCGAGCTGTCCACCAAAATGCGGGACGGCGGCGTGGCGCACATCGGCGTCGAGCCGCCGATGGAGTCGGACCAGAGCGAGGACGACGAGGAGCGCCAGAATGAGCAGTCGAAGCGCACCTACCAGCGCTCGGTGGCCGTCACCAAGGAAGTCATCAACTCGGTCCGCATGGGCCGCACGGCGAGCGTCAAGAAGGTCAAGCGCGCCGTGCAGGCGATCGTGGACCAGGTGCTCTCCAACGAGAGCTCGCTGATCGGTCTCACGACGCTGCGCGACTACGACGACTACACGTTCACGCACTCCGTGAACGTGTGCATCTTCTCGGTCTCCCTGGGCCGGAAGATCGGCCTCAGCAAGCTCCAGCTCTACGACCTCGGCATGGCCGCGCTCTTCCACGACGTCGGCAAGTCGCGGGTCCCGCTCGAGGTGCTGAACAAGGACGGGAGCCTGACCGAGGAGGAGTGGCGGATCATGCAGGCGCACCCGTGGCTGGGCGTGCTCACCCTGTTCGGGCTGCGCGGCTACGGGGAGATCCCGTACCGGAGCATGATCGGCGCGTACGAGCACCACATGAAGGTGGACCTCACCGGCTACCCGAAGTCCATCCGGAAGCGGGATCTGTCGATCTTCTCGCGCATGATCGCGGTGGCCGACGCTTTCGACGCCGCGACTTCGCGCCGCTCCTACCAGACGACGCCAATCCAGCCCGACGCGGTGCTGAAGGAGATGTGGGAGAACCCCAAGCGCGGCTTCGATCCGGTGCTGGTGAAGGCGTTCATCAACCTCATCGGCATCTATCCGGTGGGGACGATGGTCATCCTCGACACCTACGAGCTGGCCATAGTGGCCGCGGCCAACGACAACCTGGAGATGGTGCACCGCCCGATGGTCCGGATCGTCTCCGACCCGGGGGGGACGATCAGCTTCCCCGGCTACGTCGCGGACCTCGTGGAGCAGGACGCCTCGGGCACGTTCCTCCGCTCCATCATCAAGGTCACCAGCCCCGACAAGTACGGGGTGCGGGTCGCCGACTATTTTGCCTGA
- a CDS encoding HEAT repeat domain-containing protein, translated as MTDGASMDLALPPAQVEELLQALAKALRAHQFYLPNNPIYQRATENLRAAFQPIWEATDDLVFDVSESDFRWEGNVVYSNSNRSESIAWVFFKDGVRSVTLLAGVEQNEIVGLLDVVHKARNLQSEDSDDLLTLLWEKDFQRIRYVFQDLTSDVGGMSLPGSGEVRVPATMPGGVAGAVADEVGETASRGGAATEQESAPARSGIVKTEDFDTTLYFLDEKEIGYIRDAVQGEYAQDLRRNVLAMLFDVLELQPYPTVRAELISILESFLPYLLGAADFSSVAYVLREAKAVLTRAREVLPEHRKALEDLPGRLSQEQSLAQLLQSLDEASVHPAAEELGDLFSELRGEALPTLFAWLPKLSNARIRDIVEAAAGRLAAANPPVVVGAMQSADANVVAEAVKLSGKLKLQQAVGALGQALGHVEPAIRVATVQALSEIASPAAIQALERGLEDTDREVRLASIRIIGARQSRSALPRIAEVVQGKSMRERDLTEKMAFFEAYGSLVGESGVASLNGILNSGGFLKRKEDPQTRACAAMALGKIGTPSARASLEKASSDKEALVRNAVNRALRGERATQSLFAPPGV; from the coding sequence GTGACGGACGGCGCAAGCATGGACCTGGCGCTTCCACCAGCCCAAGTCGAGGAGCTTCTCCAGGCCCTCGCGAAGGCGCTCCGCGCCCATCAGTTCTACCTGCCTAACAACCCCATCTACCAGCGGGCGACCGAGAACCTGCGCGCGGCCTTCCAGCCGATCTGGGAGGCGACGGACGATCTCGTGTTCGACGTCTCCGAGAGCGACTTCCGCTGGGAGGGGAACGTCGTCTACAGCAACAGCAACCGGAGCGAGAGCATCGCGTGGGTGTTCTTCAAGGACGGGGTGCGCTCGGTCACCCTGCTGGCGGGCGTAGAGCAGAACGAGATCGTGGGCCTCCTCGACGTGGTGCACAAGGCGCGCAACCTCCAGTCCGAGGACAGCGACGACCTGCTGACGCTGCTCTGGGAGAAGGACTTCCAGCGGATACGGTACGTCTTCCAGGACCTCACGTCCGACGTGGGAGGGATGTCGCTGCCGGGGTCGGGCGAGGTGCGGGTGCCCGCGACCATGCCGGGAGGCGTCGCCGGGGCGGTGGCCGACGAGGTGGGCGAGACCGCCAGCCGGGGCGGCGCCGCGACGGAGCAGGAGTCGGCGCCGGCCCGCTCGGGCATCGTCAAGACCGAGGACTTCGACACCACGCTCTATTTCCTGGATGAGAAGGAGATCGGGTACATCCGCGATGCGGTGCAGGGCGAGTACGCGCAGGACCTGCGCCGCAACGTGCTGGCGATGCTCTTCGACGTACTCGAGCTGCAGCCCTATCCGACGGTCCGCGCCGAGCTGATCTCGATCCTGGAGAGCTTCCTGCCGTACCTCCTGGGGGCCGCGGACTTCAGCTCGGTGGCTTACGTGCTTCGCGAGGCAAAGGCGGTCCTGACGCGGGCGCGCGAGGTGCTCCCCGAGCACCGCAAGGCGCTCGAGGACCTGCCGGGCCGGCTCTCGCAGGAGCAGAGCCTGGCGCAGCTCCTCCAATCGCTGGATGAGGCGTCGGTTCACCCGGCGGCGGAGGAGCTGGGAGATCTGTTCAGCGAGCTCCGCGGCGAAGCGCTGCCCACGCTGTTCGCCTGGCTGCCGAAGCTGAGCAACGCGCGGATCCGCGACATCGTCGAGGCGGCGGCGGGCCGGCTCGCCGCGGCGAACCCGCCGGTCGTGGTGGGCGCGATGCAGTCGGCGGACGCTAACGTCGTGGCCGAGGCGGTGAAGCTCTCGGGGAAGCTCAAGCTTCAGCAGGCGGTGGGGGCGCTGGGCCAGGCGCTGGGGCACGTGGAGCCGGCGATCCGCGTCGCTACGGTGCAGGCGCTGTCCGAGATCGCGTCGCCGGCGGCGATCCAGGCCCTCGAGCGCGGGCTCGAGGACACGGACCGCGAGGTCCGGCTGGCGTCGATCCGCATCATCGGCGCCCGCCAGTCACGCTCGGCGCTGCCCCGCATCGCGGAGGTCGTGCAGGGGAAGTCGATGCGCGAGCGGGACCTCACCGAGAAGATGGCCTTTTTCGAGGCCTACGGCTCGCTGGTGGGGGAGTCGGGGGTGGCGTCGCTGAACGGGATCCTGAACAGCGGCGGTTTCCTCAAGCGCAAGGAGGACCCGCAGACGCGGGCCTGCGCGGCGATGGCGTTGGGGAAGATCGGCACCCCGTCCGCGCGCGCCTCGCTAGAGAAGGCGTCGTCCGACAAGGAGGCGCTGGTGCGCAACGCGGTGAACCGCGCCCTGCGTGGTGAGCGCGCCACCCAGAGCCTGTTCGCGCCGCCGGGGGTGTGA
- the trpB gene encoding tryptophan synthase subunit beta, with protein sequence MTGRFGPYGGRYVPETLVPALEDLAQAYDLVSADRAFWDEYERLLAEYVGRPTPLSEAPRLGEEVGGRVYLKREDLNHTGAHKINNTIGQVLLALRLGKRRIIAETGAGQHGVATATVGARFGLTCVVYMGEEDMARQALNVFRMRLLGAEVVGVGSGTRTLKDATNEAMRDWVTNVDSTHYIIGSVVGPDPYPRMVRDFQAVIGRETRAQCLASCGRLPDAVVACVGGGSNAIGIFSAFIGDAAVELVGVEAAGEGLDGGRHAASLLRGLPGVLHGSYSYLLQDADGQVAPAHSISAGLDYPGVGPEHAALKDSGRARYVAVTDGQALDAFHRLARLEGVIPALESAHAVAWVIAQADGWARGKLVVINLSGRGDKDVATVASLEGTAV encoded by the coding sequence GTGACGGGCCGCTTCGGGCCGTACGGCGGCCGCTACGTGCCGGAGACTCTGGTGCCGGCACTCGAGGACCTGGCGCAGGCGTACGACCTGGTGTCCGCGGACCGGGCCTTCTGGGACGAGTACGAGCGGCTGCTGGCCGAGTACGTCGGGAGGCCGACTCCGCTATCCGAGGCGCCGCGCCTCGGCGAGGAGGTGGGCGGCAGGGTCTACCTGAAGCGCGAGGACCTGAATCACACCGGCGCCCACAAGATCAACAACACGATCGGGCAGGTGCTGCTGGCACTGCGACTCGGGAAGCGGCGGATCATCGCGGAAACGGGGGCCGGACAGCACGGGGTGGCCACGGCCACGGTGGGCGCGCGTTTCGGGCTCACCTGCGTCGTGTACATGGGCGAGGAGGACATGGCCCGCCAGGCGCTCAACGTCTTCCGGATGCGGCTCCTGGGCGCCGAAGTGGTGGGGGTGGGGTCAGGGACGCGCACGCTGAAGGACGCGACGAACGAGGCGATGCGGGACTGGGTCACCAACGTCGACTCCACGCACTATATTATCGGCTCGGTGGTAGGGCCCGACCCGTATCCCAGGATGGTACGCGACTTCCAGGCGGTGATAGGCCGGGAGACCCGCGCCCAATGCCTGGCGTCGTGCGGCCGTCTGCCGGACGCCGTGGTAGCTTGCGTCGGGGGCGGGTCGAACGCGATCGGCATCTTCAGCGCCTTCATCGGAGACGCGGCGGTGGAGCTGGTGGGAGTGGAAGCGGCGGGTGAGGGACTCGACGGCGGACGGCACGCCGCCTCGCTGCTGCGCGGCCTCCCGGGCGTACTGCACGGGAGCTACAGCTATCTTCTGCAGGACGCCGACGGCCAGGTAGCGCCGGCGCACTCGATCTCGGCCGGCCTGGACTATCCGGGCGTCGGCCCTGAGCACGCCGCGCTCAAGGACTCGGGACGGGCGCGGTACGTGGCGGTGACCGACGGGCAGGCGCTCGACGCGTTCCACCGCCTGGCACGGCTGGAGGGCGTGATACCGGCGCTCGAGAGCGCGCACGCCGTGGCATGGGTCATTGCCCAGGCGGACGGCTGGGCCCGCGGCAAGCTGGTCGTGATCAATCTGAGCGGCCGGGGCGACAAGGACGTCGCTACTGTGGCGTCGCTCGAGGGGACGGCGGTGTGA
- a CDS encoding indole-3-glycerol phosphate synthase TrpC, with product MKAEPQASGVLEGILAETARLVAARRSEQPGWERRAAGARPAPDFGAALRSGTAVTVIAEVKRRSPSMGPIREDADAAALAAAYVEAGAAAVSVLTEPSHFGGALDDLARVASAVAVPTLRKDFIIDPLQIYEARAVGASAILLIVRVLPAERLAELTRLARDIGLATLVEVHDAGELAAALAVSPTAIGVNARDLDTLAMRPEQAAALLPKVPRGVIAVAESGLSSRGDVSRVAGLGADAVLVGTAVAGAADPAAALRALTEVPRVERRGTA from the coding sequence ATGAAAGCCGAACCGCAAGCATCCGGGGTACTCGAGGGCATCCTGGCCGAAACCGCCCGGCTGGTGGCGGCCAGGCGGTCGGAGCAGCCTGGCTGGGAGCGTCGCGCGGCGGGGGCGCGTCCCGCCCCGGACTTCGGAGCGGCGCTTCGCTCGGGAACGGCGGTCACGGTGATCGCGGAGGTGAAGCGGCGTTCTCCTTCCATGGGACCCATCCGTGAGGATGCGGACGCCGCGGCGCTGGCCGCGGCCTATGTGGAAGCGGGCGCCGCCGCCGTTTCGGTGCTGACCGAGCCATCGCACTTCGGTGGCGCTCTGGACGACCTGGCTCGGGTGGCGTCGGCGGTGGCGGTGCCCACGCTTCGGAAGGACTTCATCATCGATCCGCTCCAGATCTACGAGGCGCGAGCGGTCGGCGCGTCCGCGATCCTGTTGATCGTGCGCGTGCTGCCGGCGGAGCGGCTGGCGGAGCTCACCCGGCTGGCCCGGGACATCGGGCTCGCTACGCTGGTGGAGGTCCACGACGCCGGCGAGCTGGCGGCGGCGCTCGCCGTTAGCCCGACGGCGATCGGGGTGAACGCGCGCGACCTCGACACCTTGGCCATGCGGCCGGAGCAGGCGGCGGCGCTCCTTCCCAAGGTGCCCCGCGGCGTGATCGCCGTGGCGGAGAGCGGGCTTTCATCGCGCGGGGACGTGTCGCGCGTCGCCGGCCTCGGCGCAGACGCCGTGCTCGTGGGGACCGCGGTGGCGGGCGCCGCTGACCCGGCGGCGGCGCTGCGCGCGCTGACCGAAGTGCCCCGGGTGGAACGGCGGGGCACGGCGTGA
- the lexA gene encoding transcriptional repressor LexA, with the protein MPLTRRQREILDYLTQYIDEHGYAPSFEEIAAAMKYGSLATVHEHLSNLERKGVIRRSFNESRAIEVLSRARQPGVAEVPLLGAVAAGEPIEAIEEHETITLPEDMLPATGQSFVLRVRGDSMIDEQIRHGDYVVVHNRTSARNGETVVALVSGTHATVKKFYREKDGRIRLQPANAALDPIFVREDDVVVQGVVVGVLRKY; encoded by the coding sequence GTGCCGCTCACCAGACGACAGCGCGAGATCCTCGACTACCTCACGCAATACATCGACGAGCACGGGTACGCCCCCAGCTTCGAGGAGATCGCGGCGGCCATGAAGTACGGCTCCCTCGCCACGGTCCACGAACACCTCTCCAACCTCGAGCGCAAGGGCGTGATCCGGCGTTCGTTCAACGAGAGCCGGGCCATCGAGGTCCTGAGCCGCGCCCGGCAGCCGGGAGTGGCGGAGGTGCCCCTGCTCGGCGCCGTCGCCGCCGGAGAGCCGATCGAGGCCATCGAGGAACACGAGACGATCACGCTGCCCGAGGACATGCTGCCGGCGACGGGCCAGAGCTTCGTGCTACGGGTCCGCGGTGACTCCATGATCGACGAGCAGATCCGCCACGGAGACTACGTCGTGGTGCACAACCGTACCTCCGCCCGCAATGGCGAGACCGTCGTCGCCCTGGTCTCCGGTACCCACGCCACCGTGAAGAAGTTCTACCGAGAGAAGGACGGCCGCATCCGGCTCCAGCCCGCCAACGCCGCGCTCGACCCGATCTTCGTCCGTGAGGACGATGTGGTGGTTCAGGGTGTGGTGGTCGGGGTGTTGAGGAAGTACTAA
- the trpD gene encoding anthranilate phosphoribosyltransferase yields the protein MPLTDPVSRAILALADRHDLPSDLAEDAFAQVMAGEATPVQTAALLMGLRAKGETADEVVGAAVALRAEMVRVTPASLEGLIDTCGTGGGCLGTFNISTAATLVAAGAGARVAKHGNRSFTSRSGSADVLEALGVPIPQDAPSATSMLERCGMTFLFAPLFHPAMRHVGPVRRELGLTTIMNLLGPLANPAGVRRQLVGVPEVSRAPLMAAALARLDCERAFVVHARAGMDEISPVGPTDVWEVDRGGVRTWVLEPDAFGLPSGDLAELAGGSPEDNARIVERVVSGEDAGSVRFAAVVINAAAALVAAGVLTRFEDGVAAARESVASGRAAGVLEELKKERR from the coding sequence ATGCCCCTGACCGACCCGGTTTCACGCGCCATCCTGGCGCTCGCCGACCGCCACGACCTCCCGTCCGACCTGGCGGAGGACGCCTTCGCGCAGGTCATGGCCGGCGAGGCCACGCCGGTGCAGACGGCGGCGCTGCTCATGGGGCTGCGAGCGAAGGGCGAAACGGCGGACGAGGTGGTGGGAGCGGCCGTCGCGCTCCGTGCCGAGATGGTGCGCGTCACGCCCGCCTCCCTCGAAGGGCTGATAGACACGTGCGGCACCGGCGGCGGTTGCCTCGGAACGTTCAACATCTCGACCGCCGCTACGCTCGTCGCCGCTGGCGCGGGCGCCAGGGTCGCGAAGCACGGCAACCGCTCATTCACCTCGCGCTCGGGGAGTGCGGACGTACTCGAGGCCCTCGGCGTGCCGATCCCTCAGGACGCGCCTTCGGCGACGTCGATGCTCGAACGGTGCGGCATGACGTTCCTCTTCGCGCCGCTCTTCCACCCCGCCATGCGGCACGTCGGTCCGGTGCGCCGCGAGCTGGGCCTGACTACGATCATGAACCTGCTCGGCCCGCTCGCGAACCCGGCCGGCGTGCGCCGCCAGCTCGTGGGCGTGCCCGAAGTGTCGCGGGCGCCGCTCATGGCTGCCGCGCTAGCGCGCCTTGATTGCGAACGCGCGTTCGTGGTACACGCGCGCGCCGGGATGGACGAGATCTCGCCCGTAGGACCGACCGACGTCTGGGAGGTCGACCGCGGTGGCGTGCGGACGTGGGTCCTGGAGCCCGACGCCTTCGGACTTCCGTCGGGGGATCTCGCCGAGCTGGCAGGCGGCTCCCCCGAGGACAACGCGCGAATCGTGGAGCGGGTCGTGAGCGGGGAGGACGCCGGGAGCGTGCGGTTCGCGGCGGTCGTGATCAACGCGGCCGCAGCGCTGGTGGCGGCGGGTGTGTTGACTCGTTTCGAGGACGGCGTGGCGGCGGCGAGGGAGTCGGTGGCGTCGGGCCGCGCCGCGGGGGTGTTGGAGGAGTTGAAGAAGGAAAGGCGTTAG
- a CDS encoding tRNA pseudouridine synthase A encodes MAARPTLLVLHYDGGAFAGWQRQKAARTVQADLESALERLVGRRAAVIGAGRTDTGVHAVGQAAAATVPERWTPAELVRALNALLPPDVWVASASRMKAGFNPRRDAAERTYCYRIGLDPGARSPFRRRYEWALGAPLDDELLARAAAEIRGVHGFQALSTVGPERPHYQCRVMEAMWQRRDDAHGYEFWVTADRFLHRMVRFLVGVMVDVARGRRPLSDLGELLNGTDNRRASPPAPPQGLFLVGVRYPAHLYADA; translated from the coding sequence ATGGCGGCTCGCCCGACGCTACTCGTGCTGCATTACGACGGGGGCGCGTTCGCAGGGTGGCAGAGGCAGAAGGCCGCGCGCACCGTGCAGGCGGACCTCGAGTCTGCCCTGGAGCGTTTGGTGGGACGTCGAGCCGCGGTGATCGGCGCCGGCCGCACCGACACCGGGGTGCATGCGGTGGGACAGGCTGCGGCTGCGACCGTCCCCGAGCGATGGACGCCGGCAGAGCTCGTACGGGCCCTGAACGCGCTGCTTCCTCCCGACGTGTGGGTCGCGTCGGCCAGCCGCATGAAGGCGGGCTTCAACCCGAGACGCGACGCGGCCGAGCGCACCTACTGTTATCGCATCGGCCTCGATCCCGGCGCCCGCTCGCCGTTCCGGCGGCGCTACGAATGGGCACTCGGCGCACCCCTCGACGATGAGCTGCTCGCGCGCGCCGCCGCGGAGATCCGCGGGGTGCACGGCTTCCAGGCGCTCTCCACCGTTGGACCTGAGCGCCCGCACTACCAGTGCCGGGTGATGGAGGCCATGTGGCAACGCCGCGATGACGCACACGGCTACGAGTTCTGGGTCACGGCCGACCGCTTCCTCCACCGGATGGTCCGGTTCCTGGTCGGTGTGATGGTGGACGTGGCACGCGGGCGGCGCCCGCTGTCCGACCTGGGCGAGCTCCTGAACGGCACGGACAACCGTAGGGCATCGCCGCCCGCCCCGCCCCAGGGACTCTTCCTGGTCGGCGTGCGCTACCCCGCTCACCTTTACGCGGACGCGTGA
- a CDS encoding trypsin-like peptidase domain-containing protein, with translation MRNGIVAALAAFTAVTPAHAQRPDPIGGERRSVIGAAAARVAPAVVSVNVVRRERTLPRTTFEAFALPRGYEQLVEGLGTGFLVTSDGMIVTNQHVVTGAEQIVVTLRDGRDFPARLLGEDARTDIAVVKIDTTGLPVAPIGRTATLQTGDWVVAIGNPYGYLLGNTEPSVTAGVVSGTGRDILPSGDRSGLYVDMIQTDASINPGNSGGPLVNSAGEVVGVNAFILTQSGGNVGLGFAIPIERAMRVARDLRAQGRVRRGWIGVEIAEPPQRSGSWRRQPGVPVRRVATGGPGERAGLKPGDIVDRVNGQLIRNFLNWEKALLDLGIGDTLRVTLRRGEESQDISIAAVEVPSESATRVTFSDLSLVTVTPAIQAERRLTRQQGALVVSAGPESQRTLGLQPGDVILQVNNVAVTSAEQFNQLIAYYRGRGALRLFFERQGQIAYADFWGGR, from the coding sequence ATGAGGAACGGCATCGTTGCGGCACTGGCCGCCTTCACCGCGGTCACGCCCGCCCACGCGCAGCGCCCCGACCCCATCGGCGGCGAACGCCGCTCCGTCATCGGCGCGGCGGCCGCGCGGGTCGCGCCCGCCGTCGTCAGCGTGAACGTGGTGCGCCGCGAGCGCACCCTGCCCCGCACGACGTTCGAGGCGTTCGCGCTTCCCCGCGGATACGAGCAGCTGGTCGAGGGCCTCGGCACCGGGTTCCTGGTGACGAGCGACGGGATGATCGTCACCAACCAGCACGTGGTGACGGGAGCCGAGCAGATCGTCGTCACGCTGCGGGACGGACGCGACTTCCCCGCCCGGCTGCTCGGCGAGGACGCCCGCACCGACATCGCGGTGGTGAAGATCGACACCACGGGCCTGCCGGTCGCGCCTATCGGCCGCACCGCCACCCTCCAGACCGGTGACTGGGTCGTCGCCATCGGCAATCCGTACGGCTACCTCCTTGGCAATACCGAGCCCTCGGTCACGGCGGGCGTGGTGAGCGGCACCGGCCGCGACATCCTGCCCTCCGGCGACCGCAGCGGGCTCTACGTGGATATGATCCAGACCGACGCCTCCATCAACCCCGGCAACTCGGGCGGTCCGCTGGTGAACTCGGCGGGCGAAGTCGTGGGCGTGAACGCGTTCATCCTCACCCAGTCCGGCGGCAATGTGGGTCTCGGCTTCGCGATCCCCATCGAGCGCGCGATGCGGGTGGCGCGCGACCTTCGCGCGCAGGGGCGCGTGCGGCGCGGGTGGATCGGCGTCGAGATCGCCGAGCCGCCGCAGCGCTCCGGAAGCTGGCGGCGCCAGCCCGGCGTTCCCGTCCGGCGAGTCGCCACCGGCGGCCCCGGCGAGCGCGCGGGCCTCAAGCCGGGCGACATCGTGGATCGCGTCAACGGCCAGCTCATCCGCAACTTCCTGAACTGGGAGAAGGCGCTCCTCGATCTCGGCATCGGCGATACGCTGCGCGTCACGCTGCGACGCGGCGAGGAGTCGCAGGACATTTCGATCGCGGCCGTCGAGGTGCCGTCGGAAAGCGCGACCCGTGTCACCTTCTCCGACCTCTCGCTGGTGACGGTCACGCCCGCCATCCAGGCGGAGCGCCGCCTCACGCGGCAGCAGGGCGCGCTCGTGGTCTCCGCGGGCCCCGAATCGCAGCGCACGCTGGGGCTCCAGCCGGGCGACGTCATCCTGCAAGTGAACAACGTCGCGGTCACCTCGGCGGAGCAGTTCAACCAGCTGATCGCGTACTACCGGGGCCGCGGCGCGCTCCGGCTCTTCTTCGAGCGGCAGGGCCAGATCGCCTACGCCGACTTCTGGGGTGGCAGGTGA
- the purB gene encoding adenylosuccinate lyase, whose protein sequence is MTDFERYSSPLGTRYASAAMQRLFSPRTRIGLWRRLWIALAEAEREVGIAIPDAAIAEMRQRAEEIDFARAEEYEARFRHDVMAHVHAFGDAAPAARPFIHLGATSAYVTDNADLLIMREALRLVEARLGAALEALRAFAARYRAMPTLAYTHLQPAQLTTVGKRAALWMQAFVWDLDEVAHRLRTLSFLGCKGTTGTQASFLDLLNGDHAKVRRLDALVAEKLGFERVVPVSGQTYPRKTDAQLLSTLAGVAQSAAKLAADLRLLQHLGEILEPFGAEQIGSSAMAYKRNPMQAERITSLARFVMHLPANAEETAAQQWFERTLDDSANRRLVLPEAFLATDAILVLLASVASGLEVRDAVVRRHVMTELPFMATERCLMLGVKAGGDRQALHEVIRRHSMEVARAVAEDGAPNDLLSRLAADPSFRAAPIAEVARDLDPTHFVGRAPEQVDEFLRDVVDPLLARLPGAPPAEVRV, encoded by the coding sequence GTGACCGACTTCGAGCGCTACTCCTCGCCGCTCGGCACCCGATATGCCTCGGCGGCGATGCAGCGGCTGTTCAGTCCGCGCACCCGGATCGGGTTGTGGCGGCGGCTGTGGATCGCGCTGGCGGAGGCCGAACGCGAGGTCGGCATCGCGATCCCCGACGCGGCGATCGCGGAGATGCGGCAGCGCGCCGAGGAGATCGACTTCGCCCGCGCCGAGGAGTACGAGGCGCGGTTCCGCCACGATGTCATGGCGCACGTGCACGCCTTCGGTGACGCCGCGCCCGCCGCGCGGCCCTTCATCCACCTCGGCGCCACGTCCGCGTACGTCACCGACAACGCCGACCTGCTCATCATGCGCGAAGCGCTCCGACTCGTCGAAGCCAGGCTCGGCGCGGCGCTCGAAGCCCTGCGCGCTTTCGCCGCGCGCTACCGCGCCATGCCCACGCTGGCGTACACGCACCTCCAGCCCGCCCAGCTCACCACCGTCGGCAAGCGCGCCGCGCTCTGGATGCAGGCCTTCGTCTGGGACCTCGATGAGGTAGCGCACCGGTTGCGCACCCTGAGCTTCCTCGGCTGCAAGGGCACCACGGGGACGCAGGCCTCCTTCCTCGACCTCCTGAACGGCGATCATGCCAAGGTCCGCCGGCTCGACGCGCTGGTGGCGGAGAAGCTCGGCTTCGAACGGGTGGTGCCGGTGAGCGGCCAGACCTACCCGCGCAAGACCGACGCGCAGCTGCTGTCCACCCTCGCCGGCGTGGCGCAGTCGGCGGCCAAGCTGGCGGCGGACCTGAGGCTGCTCCAGCACCTCGGCGAGATCCTGGAGCCGTTCGGCGCCGAGCAGATCGGCTCATCCGCGATGGCGTACAAGCGCAACCCGATGCAGGCCGAGCGAATCACGTCGCTGGCCCGGTTCGTGATGCACCTCCCGGCCAACGCGGAGGAGACCGCGGCGCAGCAGTGGTTCGAGCGGACGCTCGACGACAGCGCCAACCGGAGGCTGGTGCTGCCCGAGGCGTTCCTCGCGACGGACGCCATCCTCGTGCTCCTGGCGAGCGTGGCGTCGGGGCTGGAAGTGCGCGATGCCGTCGTGCGGCGGCACGTGATGACGGAGCTGCCCTTCATGGCGACGGAGCGGTGCCTGATGCTCGGCGTGAAGGCGGGTGGCGACCGGCAGGCGCTGCACGAGGTGATCCGGCGCCACAGCATGGAGGTCGCGCGCGCGGTCGCGGAGGACGGTGCGCCCAACGACCTTCTCTCGCGGCTCGCGGCCGACCCGTCCTTCCGCGCCGCGCCGATCGCCGAAGTGGCGCGCGATCTCGATCCCACCCACTTCGTGGGGCGCGCGCCCGAGCAGGTGGACGAGTTCCTCCGCGATGTCGTGGACCCGTTGCTGGCGCGACTCCCCGGAGCGCCGCCTGCCGAGGTGCGGGTATGA